In Helianthus annuus cultivar XRQ/B chromosome 9, HanXRQr2.0-SUNRISE, whole genome shotgun sequence, the following are encoded in one genomic region:
- the LOC110879338 gene encoding LOB domain-containing protein 39, which translates to MSCHGCRVLRKRCGDTCVLRPCLDWIDSPEAKARATLFVSKFFGRGDLFNFISSVPTHKRNALFQSLLFEAVGRTINPVNGAIGLLSTGNWHLCQAGVRTVLAGGTPAVLMNTSKVPETDESSGVSEATGELSAMVIGNQIPKNLLLTSSSGGDEQSFSAVPAMSFRCSDGEEPKLLNLLV; encoded by the exons ATGAGCTGCCATGGTTGCCGAGTCTTACGAAAGCGATGCGGCGACACCTGTGTCTTACGCCCTTGTTTGGACTGGATCGACTCTCCAGAAGCCAAAGCCCGTGCCACACTCTTCGTCTCCAAATTCTTCGGCCGTGGCGACCTCTTCAATTTCATCTCCTCCGTCCCCACCCACAAGCGTAACG CACTGTTCCAATCGCTTTTGTTTGAAGCGGTTGGGCGTACAATAAATCCGGTGAACGGAGCCATCGGACTTCTCTCCACCGGTAACTGGCATCTCTGCCAGGCCGGAGTACGAACAGTGCTAGCCGGCGGCACCCCGGCGGTTCTCATGAACACTTCTAAAGTTCCAGAAACAGACGAAAGTTCCGGCGTCTCTGAAGCTACCGGAGAGTTGTCGGCAATGGTGATCGGGAACCAGATACCGAAAAATCTGTTGCTGACGTCATCTTCCGGTGGGGATGAACAGAGTTTCTCTGCCGTTCCAGCGATGAGTTTTCGATGCAGTGACGGAGAAGAACCGAAGCTGTTGAACCTTCTTGTGTGA